The nucleotide window TTAATATTTTTAAGCCTTATTATTTATACttatctttttatatatgatttaataataaaatcgtGCAATGATGTGTATATCATAATTTACATCTATATCCTCACCGGATCTACTCTAGCTTTACATAAGGAAACAATACATCACCTAACAATTTATAATTCATGTAGAGATAAAATAGCAGACAGGTCCAAATCCATccttattttgtaaatattacaagttatttctaattttataaGTCATAGTAATGTTTTTCTTTCAACCAGaaacagaaataaaaaaattatatcaaatgataattAGCATGCTATTTTAAGACCCCTTCTCAAAAAACAAACTATGCAAAACTAAACTACAAGTTTGAtgataacattattaatttctaaatgaagcatcaaaatatttattaagttaGGTAGATAAAAGCCAGTGGGCCCTACATGTGAGCCAACTTTAAGGTTTTCAGTTTACGTTTGTGGGGGTGTTGATGTCCAAAAAAAATGTGGGTGCGAAAATAAATACCCCTGACCTTGTGGATAATTACGAGTTTAGTGATTATCGTTAGAAGCTTTGTTTTTCTGGTCGTTCTTGATTGGCTAGTTATCTCTACTCTCTTAgtgaaaaaatcaattaaaaggCTGTTTTGTGGAGATTATTACATTAACTGCCTCTATTCAAGAAAAGCATTTTTTAAGTCCTGACACGTGACAGGTGTTTTAGTGGACGAACATATATCATACATTTGATATACTAATTTATAAACGAATCTAAAGAGTTTTTGTTTGAAACTTTTGAATTTACATTTGAGATTTTCTTGTTTCGGTTTTACAGTTAGAGAGAAACTAAAATTATATGGTCATGAAATGGATCTCGACCATGCTTTTTAAATTAGTTTGTCTACTGATTAAACAAACTAGTGGTTTTCCCGGGCTACGTCCGggtttcttatataaattttagtttagtttaatatattatattactatttgattatatataatgcatatctatcaatttttacaaaacataaattataaaatgaatttaaaatgatCTGAGTGCAAACGCTAATAATATTGAAAATGGATATTATATGACTTTTACTTTTcttataagttttattaatgttttagaAGTACTTTTCAATTAATTGTATTTCCTTATTgcgatatttttatttttttggaactacttgttttcataaaattaaatatttttatgattcGAGAAGGGGTTATAATTattgatataaaaataaaaaaactaaattaagttgggattaaaatcaagtaaAATTTGGGCTTTGTTAATTTACGGCGTTTCTTTTTTTACGGTATTCTTCTGTATAAATACGGACCTCTCACCCAAatgaaataagatgtaaatataTAGATTGTATTTTTACTTGTCATCATTATTTTGTTGTGAAGATAAAACAATAGTTTAACAGATACTGAAAATTAATGTATGAtgtttcaatttttaattttcagtaaaagaataataatttatttgaaaaaataatttttatttttaaaagtgtattttaaaatttaatccttaaattatatataacttctAATAAACTCCGCTAGCTTGCTTTTTGAAGTATTATCTTAAGATATAAAAATGATTGACCGTGTGTGTATCGAATGAAATAGACGAACTTAATATTTGTTAGTGTAGCATTGATGTTTGTTTTGGACATTTACTCCGTATCTGTGAGTTGCAGTtgtgttatttttttaacattatgtCAAGAATGTTAGTCTATTTACTTTTTGATGTCATTTATGGGGTTTCACATATTTTTCCATCGTCTAAAGATACATAACTTTTTTTGGGTTTGTTTTGGTTGAATCTGGTTCTAAATGTTAAAGCATAGAAGgtggttttgttttatttaatatggTAAATAGATATGGTGGACAAATATTCGTCAAATGATGAAAATAATTTTGGTAATTAGCTTGTAATAGTAACATGTGCCGGACCGGTCAACTATATTGTAGCGGTAACATGTAATAGTTTCTCTTATACCTCTGTAATTTATCAAGTAATATTCAAGTCCAGTGACTTTTATCTAATATTAGAAACAGGTTTATTACTTGTAGAACTCagcaagaatttttttttcttcgagTATATTTATTCTCATCATATTATAGTCAAACTCTTGATTCGAAATAATGACGTGGTTGGAAGTGTGAAATGGATGGAGGTGATGACTATGGACTTATCAAAAAGCTTGGGATTTGTAAAGTAAATATGGTATGTAACAGCGTAGCTAATTCATTCCATCAAGtactttgatattttttttttggaaggcAATGACTTAGTTGCGGAGGAGTTGATCAAGTGAGATAAACCAAACATTTATCTATCGAAACCGTTAAAGTTTAAGCTGGTAAAAGATAAGTACCAGAACAAAATAATCAACTGAAGATGTAGACGTAATATTACATGTGTGTAATATGTATATTGTTGTGATAACATTTAGCAGAATGGACCAGGAACGGAATGCACATGCGGTTGACAATGGAGGACATAAGCGTTTAGCTCAGAGACCGTCATAGTTTAAATTTTCTGAACACCCCCATACTTTGTCGAACTTGTCGAGCAGTTCATGTCAGGCTCACCAAAACTGCTGTGTGAATATACCTTTAGTTGCAAGTTTAAAGACATTTAACCTCGGCACATCACATTTGAGCAACTTACCAATCTGACCTAAGCTTAATCATAATGAGCTTCTAAGTTCCCGGCTGATTAACATTTTATCATGAGGAAATTTCCTTAGCTAGATCAGCACACAAACCTGCTGCTAGATTAGCAGCAGGTGCTCAATACTTATTAGTATGTGTCGGCGGTGAAGTAGCTGGCAAACAATAGGAAATTATGAGCAGTGAAAGACAAAATAACACAAGCAAATCATGTTTTGCATGATGACCCCTGGAACGTTGCAGGTAAATTCAAACCTATAGAGAAGCTGGCTTGTGAAATTAACATGCTCTAAAGTGTAGACCttaaattgaaagaaaaaaatcagttaGTGACTTGTTTGCAAAAGTAAGGAAATAAACAAACTACGCGCAGTTAGATATGTCTCTAAGACAATTAAGTAGCAGCTCACCATCTGGAGCTCTTGCGAAATAATTGCACGAAGAAAAGCTTTGGAGGTAAATAAATTGTATTGACGTCAACAGATATCTCATGAAACTATAACAGGTACAAAATCATACTTCTGAGTGCAGCAACATTATCTCCTCAAAACCAACAGCTGTTGAGCTAGCTGCAGATGAATTTCCTAAGATCAAGATAAAAGAGACGTGAGCTTGCTTAGTGTTACTTGAAGTTAGGTAATGTGGTACCGAAATAGCAATATATCTTAACGACATGTTCAAAAAGAAGCAAAATCTTACCTCCACATTTCTCTTCGACTTCGGTGAGAGACCAGTGTCTTTTAAATAACAGAGATGCAAAATATCCATGCCTCAGCCAAGTAATTGCAGACGCTGGTAATGATAAGATCAGAAACAAAATTATTCAAACATGAAAAAGTAAGCAAAATATACATAACAATGAACCATATCACCAGGATTTGCCATAGTGCAATTGAAGCAACACCATTTCACAAACTCAACTGGCATCTTCTGCTGCAGAGGTTCCCAATCACTATAGCCGTCCTCATCTTCTGCATTCAGCAATGCCTCTGCACcgtaaatattttgaaaagtcaACTCTCCTCTTGAAACCATAGCTGTTTTCTGCATAAGACATTAACAGATACATGAACCCAAAATATTTGTGGCATAAATAGTTAAACGTACAGAGGAAAATCAATGGTTTAAAGTTACGGATGATGATACCCCAGTGTCTCCATTGCTAAGCTCATTGAAATGTGTTTCACCACCATTgccatgttttctttttgaaccCACAAAAGAACTCTCGAGAGTTTCTACACCATTGTTACCTCACCAGTGACCGGAACTACTAACCATGGATTTTCTCCAAACCTTTTCGAAAAGCATAAGATTGTTAAGCCATATAtatgatagaaaaaaaaatcaaagagaaGCTAGCCGGTTCTCTGAGTCAGGCATCCGTTTCAGTTTCAGTCTCACTTTCACGCTTCACACCTTGCGAGCTTCCCGCCTCACACCAAGTATGAGGTTGCAGCCTAAAAAAGAGCAATCTAAAAGATAGAGATTGCCACCAGCAGGTGTGTATTAATCACGTGCTTTACTGTCCGTGTAGGTAAGGCATATAAACAGCACGAAACATTACTAAATCAATGCACTTCACAAATTCCCCCCCCCCCATTCTGGAGCTGTTTAAAATTACAATCACCAAACTCAAAACTATAGGAATTGCATCAAAAAATGAATCTATCCAAGTTCAAGATCTAACCTAGGTTTTAACGCCGCCGTTGGAAAGAGTAGTGTTGCGTTCAGAGGGGTTGCAGAGATAAGACCAACTGTGACTTTCTTCCCCGTAATCTTGGAATGTCGACGGCACTGCACACCCAGTGAATGTTGATTTTAAATGGTACATACTCTTGCGGAAATAAAGTAATTAAAAGAAAGCTTTCCAAGATTCGCTACCTTCTCATTGAGGAGCATGAAATCCACACTCATAAGCTCACCAGATTTCTTAACGTTCCTAGCCTCCCAAAAACGAAGAAGACTTGTGACAACTCTGTCATCCAAACGACCAGCCTTCAAATCGGAGAAGTGGAGCTGATTGGTCTAGGGTTTGAAGGTGAGAAGACGAAGTGAATTGGGATGAGGAGAAGAGCCTCGCAGTCTCGCGACTTCCTCTCGTAGAGAGCTaggtttaggaaaaaaaaaattgtacggCAAAACAAAAATACTCATAACCTGTAATTGAAACGAAGTCCATAAAATCAAATCCGAAGCCCAATCCGAAATTAAAAAGCTCTGATTGGTCGATTAAATAAAATGACGTGGCATGCTTAAGGGGAGAGGAAATCCCCTTTTTAGCAGTGTGATAAGAAATATACAAAAATGACTTGGGCTGGGCtcctaaaataattaatttataaagctCCCAAGCCCACACGTGGTTGACTTTGTATATCGGGGCCGGATATTCACAATGTTCAGTTTCATACAAGCTTCGGTTATTTTCAAGATTCTTGATATTTGCCTTTAGTTTTCTGCATGTTTAACAAAGTTTCTGCATTGAGGAGAAGAAGTTATAAACTATGAATATAAGATCATTCAAGCTTGTTTTCGAATCGTAAGGTGAGGAATAACTTAGCTTAAATGAGTTAGCTATTTATCTAAGGCAGTTAAAGGTTCACCTTTAGTTTCttttaaccaaaacaaaactGTAGTTTTGAAACGcaagtaaaaaaaatcatttttatgcGACTAGAAAGATATGAAGACGTTGCAACATCATGAAATAGGTAACTCATTAACTCATCAAGCAAGAACTGGAACTGTAGAAAGAATAAACCATCTGATTCTAACTGGTTTGTAACGTTTGTGAGATATGGATCTATTACTAGATGTTTAATAACTCAATTTACATTTCCAATTAGTAACCAGTAACGTTGTGAAGAACACCTTATCAGCTATATATGTCGTGACATGCTAAGTTGAATGGAAGAAAAATTGTTCTTGGGATGATATTGAAGGCTTTCATTGcattttaaataaactaattgtATATTAGTATATACATTTGATCAGAAAATTGGTTTAGATACACGATGTCCTTCAATGAACTCATGCGTACTTACACCACcatatcttctttatttttctgcATCAATTGACAATTAGTGTGACCGAGGAGATTTTTTCTTCAAGGTGATTGATCCATCTGATTTTCAAATCTGCAAGACTTAATTTCCTTAATTAGTAGCGTTGGATTTTCTTAACTAGTATACAATTAGGGATGTCAAATGGTGTATACTAGTTTTTATGAGTTCAGTTATTACTTTGTTTTAGATTTGTCGAACCGAATACTAAGCTTTAgcagttatgttttttttttttaacaatagcAGTTATGTTATATTCAAACATGTTAAACTTAATTTCAATATTCCCTTCTCGCATCTGATCAGCAAAGAAGCAAATCTTCAAAAATTAAGTTCATAGTTGACAAAATCACAAGCATATATACACACCGAGTCTTGTTGTAAGAAAGcataaacacaaacaaaaagatATTTGTCCCAACACATCAATGTATATTGTTTTCACTCTGAACAACCTCATCTTTACGAGTAAAGAGAACTTCTTCATCGTCAGCACATTTTGTATTCATCGTGAATCACTATAAATATACAAGCACACTAATATATAATGGTTATCATCCAATTCATCAAATCCAACTTCGTGTTAGAATCTCAACTCCCAAGCTACCAATTTGTACTTTCATATTCTCATCCTACATCATCATCTAACCGAATGGAACAACGTCTCGTTTAGTTAATATCgggtaaaattttaaaccacACCCTTTTTTTTTCCCCTTAAAGATACAGTTCAAAACTATGGTTAATAAATCTGGATCAGGCCTTATAAGTTTATAGATGGGCTGGGCCCAAAAGCAACCCTAGAAAAGCCTGCGATCATCCGTATAAAAAACGGAGTTCTAGGTTATCGTACCCATTCTTCCTTCCCCCAAACCTAAATTACTGAAACATGTCTGACGAAGAGCACCACTTCGAGCCCAGCGACGCCGGAGCTTCCAAAACCTACCCTCAGCAGGCTGGTAACATCCGTAAGGGTGGCCACATCGTCATCAAGGGCCGTCCCTGCAAGGTTTCATTTCCATCTCCTCCTTATCATCATTTTTTAGATCTCCGTTGTTTAGGTTTCTGGGGAATAATCAGATCGAGTGGATCTAAGAGATTtagtttgtgattttttttctttttcggaTTGATTAGGTTGTTGAGGTTTCGACTTCGAAGACTGGGAAGCACGGTCACGCAAAGTGTCACTTTGTTGCTATTGACATCTTCACTGCTAAGAAGCTTGAGGATATTGTTCCCTCTTCCCACAATTGTGATGTaagtttaaaagaaaaagacaaactTTACATAAGATCTTGTTGTGATCTGATTCAGATTTGTTTATTCTTGTGTGTGTCAGGTTCCCCATGTGAACCGTATTGATTACCAGTTGATTGATATCTCTGAGGATGGCTTTGTATGTCTCTCTCTCGTCACTCaaagctttgttttttttttccgcaCTTTCTCTCATTACTAATAGCTTTGTTTGTTCATGTTTACAGGTTAGCCTTTTGACCGACAGTGGTGGCACTAAGGATGACCTCAAGCTTCCCACCGATGATAGTCTCAGCGCTCTTGTTAATATCTTGTCCTTTCctacttatttatgtgaattgttttcatttttgagGTTGTGTTATTGAATTTATTTTGTGATTCGCAGATGAAGAGTGGATTCGAGGAGGGAAAGGATGTTGTGGTGTCTGTCATGTCTTCAATGGGAGAGGAGCAGATCTGTGCCGTCAAGGAAGTTGGTGGTGGCAAGTAAAATCCATTCTCTTTACACTGAGGGAGGATAATCTTATTACCAGTGGTCAATGTTATAAGAACaagaacttgtttttttttctttttctaatttaGATCATTTGTGTTGTGTTTCTTTGTTGCAAGACAACCATTATCTATTATTGGTTTTGGATTGTTTAAAAGTTTCGTGTTTTAAAACAGGGAATGTTTTCCTATGAGATTCTTAAATCCCTTTGCTTTTTATGATGATGTGCTTGGTTATGTTGGTCACGAAAGTTGTGTTTATACAAGAACAACATTAGCCAGATGAAGGTCAATGTTATTAGTCATTACACGTTCTTGACTATTCACAAACTTTTGTATTAAACATCAACAGAAGTAGCATGAAGCGAGgtcaaaatttcaatttttgcTCTTAGTGGCGTAGTCAAGGGGTCTCCCCCTTTGCAGCAATTTGTTTCAGAAATTCGCTACAACAGCTCATCGTCAATGTGTTTCCCTATGTTCATCACATTACTGTCTCTTTTGTCTAAAGCAGCAGTGGTTTACTCAGTGGACGTCACTTACTCTTAGGGATAAAGTCGAGATAAGCAAGTTCTTGGTTGCGTTGCAGAAGCTATGGATACGAGCTGTGTTCACTTACATGTGGATTTGCATTCTTTTTGTCGCTTGATTCACTTTCTTCTGCGTCTCCTCGTAGCAATCTGCAGCTTCCTTCTCTGCTCTCGGCTTCTCTCCAGACTTCAAATGTTAAGGGAGCTGTCTTAGTCGAGTTAGCACTCTCTGTTGCTTTCGCCAACGCCATTATAATCTGCAGCACCGCGGCGGTGGTCACGGTTCTTGAAGATGTTTCAGGGGCATGAGCGTTGGTGGGAGCTAGTGATATGATCAAAGGGCAATGTTCAAGTTGGTTTGTTGATGTTCCTTGGTTCAAGTTGGCTGCcaatatctgttttttttttaaagatgtaTACCAATGaacattttttgtttcacttgGAAAAACCTCATCCATTTTCAAGGCTTTGTGTTATATATATTGCTACGTTTACATGATTTGAAAGATCATAGCAGCTCAATGCTCAAGTTGGGTTAAATAGTAATTTTGAAAGTAGGTAGATTTTTGTGagaattaattattataaaaggACTTAAAGTCAATATTTGCTTCTTGGTGATCGCAAACCCCGGTTTAAATAGTACTCGTTCAAATTGCAAAACCACAATTATCTCGTTCACCGTCGGTCCGTCGCCACTCGCCGTCACCCACCGCCACACCATCAGCATAGTTTAACTTCGCTGTCTCCACTGAAGCGCCGTCTTTAGGTCGTGTCCAGACATTTATCATCATCACCTTGCCAGTGAGTTCCAAACATATTGGAACCTTTGCTGTTCTCTGTACTTTCTGAACTAATCGTTTATCGACTTAGGTTTCTCAAATTGAAATGTTCCTTTCATAGATTATTTTTGGCTTAGAGGCCTGTTTGATTCTCATATTTGGAGCTGAACTACGTAATTGTGTTTCTCTCTAAAAGCGTTCACCACGTGTTCGATGTAATGCCTCCAAAGTTTTCATGCATTCTCTCTGGACTTGTTCTTAGATATTGACTGTTTGGCGATTCTTGACTTTGAAACGAGCAACTCAATATTCTATACTTTTAATTTAGCCTGAGTCTATGTCTAAAGCCTCAAGCTTTATATGGTTTGGTCATGTTGCAGTAATGGACGAGGGACGTCAAAAGGACTTGCAGTTGTTGGAGGAAATCATCGATAAAGGTCTTAAACAGAAGCTTCTACAAACGATTGCTTCACGGTAATTCAAATTTGCCTCCTTTTTCATATCCAGATTTAAAATTGTATCTATGATGTTAGAGGGTTAGGTTAGCTTGTCTTCGTTGCATTCTATTCCTTTTGTAGACTCTTTTTGAATAATGTTTTCTCATTATGTCTCTTCACTTTGTTGGTTTCGCAGGGACAAGATTTTTGAAGAGCAGAAAGAACTGTATCCTTTTGTATAGGAAATACTCTTCTGTTTCTCCAAAGATTTTTGTATAGAAACTCTTGTTTTTAGTTTCTCCCTTGTCTAGCTGACTGATTCAAATACCATTCAGTCTTTCGCTTAGTTTCGAGTTTCTTGTAATCCAGAAGAACTCTTCTTGGTGTACTCGTTGACAATACTTTACTGTTCTAGTGAGCTCTCATTTAGTTCgaaattcttctttttttttccttaataaCTACTCCCGCTCCAGCTCTGACTTGCGGAAAAACATAGAAACTCTGGAGAAAAATGGTGTAAATAGTCTCAAAACTATGGTCAACCTCGGTTCAGAAGTTTACATGCAAGCTGAAGTGTAAGTCACTTATAGCTTCGGTTCTTTCTTTTGCATCTTAGTCAAGTCAGTATCTGAGGAAATGACATGCACTGTCTCCATACtgagctaatttttttttacaaataacACTGAACTCTTGTTTATTCAAATAGTGTACTTTCACTGTGTTATGTATGTTAGATGCTAGTTATGTATCATTGAACAGAAAAAATGTTTGTAACTGCGGATTAAAATTGGAGATGGTATATACCAGTCTTACTTCTGATTTCGTTTACACTTGGTTTGGGTGTCTGTTTTGAGTTCAGGCCAGATACAAGACACATATTCATGGATGTAGGGCTTGGTTTCTATGTGGAGTTCACCCGGCAAGAAGCTCTTGACTATATTCCAAAAAGGGAGGAACTAGTTAAAAAGTATGACAACGCCTTGCTTTTTCTTTGCTCCACATGGTGTTTTTCTGAATTTATGTTTGCCGTCTCTTCAAGACTTGGGCTGTTCTATACACAACCTTGTCGCATTGGTGTTATCATACCTGTGAGGTTAATTTTAGGGAAAGCATATGGTTGAATTATTGTTTACGACGAATGAGTTGTCTGGTCGAATGCATCATAATGGCTAAATGTTGATACTATAAATGgtggttttgtttgtttgtttgtttttacaGACAATTAGAAGAGGTAACTAAAGTCATTGCACAGATCAAAGGGCGTATCAAGCTGGTAAGTTCTAAGAGTAGTATCTTGCTTTGtaaaaattcaattagaaaGAGAAAATCACTAATAAACTAGTCTGCATTCTCATCTAGTTATTTGCGTTGTTAATGGTTGTTGTTAGCTGAACATTGTAAACAATTTTGCAGGCTCATCACCAGATTCAGCAAATACTCAATCTTCCCGACGAGAATCCATCGTCACACCGGCAACGTGCGTTTCAGTACTAACCATGAGAGAAAGATACGTTAATGAGGATTACTACTGCCCTGTCCATTGGTTATGCAAGGCCCTGCGCTGTCTTTCTTTAAATTTCTAAGTTTAAGCGTGTGGAAAAGGAGAATTATCGTCAGTGTAATACTAACAACTCTCCTCTTCACTAGACGGATTTTGTTAGACAGACATTAATCTAAGATTCTCAAAATGACTATGGGTAATCCCTATTGTTAGATGAGGCATATCTATTCGAAACATGAGATGTCTGTAGTGAATAGACTCATCGAGCATATCTATTCCTGAGTTTGAACAGCTTGAATAAACTATAAGACGCCATGCTAAATCTCctctgaaaaaaagaaattcaaaactCATCTCTGAATAGGaacttcaaaacaaaaactcatTTCGTAGCGCACAAGCTCgattttatttcatttactATT belongs to Brassica rapa cultivar Chiifu-401-42 chromosome A07, CAAS_Brap_v3.01, whole genome shotgun sequence and includes:
- the LOC103829195 gene encoding eukaryotic translation initiation factor 5A-2, whose protein sequence is MSDEEHHFEPSDAGASKTYPQQAGNIRKGGHIVIKGRPCKVVEVSTSKTGKHGHAKCHFVAIDIFTAKKLEDIVPSSHNCDVPHVNRIDYQLIDISEDGFVSLLTDSGGTKDDLKLPTDDSLSALMKSGFEEGKDVVVSVMSSMGEEQICAVKEVGGGK
- the LOC103829196 gene encoding protein UXT homolog isoform X2, which produces MDEGRQKDLQLLEEIIDKGLKQKLLQTIASRDKIFEEQKELSDLRKNIETLEKNGVNSLKTMVNLGSEVYMQAEVPDTRHIFMDVGLGFYVEFTRQEALDYIPKREELVKKQLEEVTKVIAQIKGRIKLAHHQIQQILNLPDENPSSHRQRAFQY
- the LOC103829196 gene encoding protein UXT homolog isoform X1, with the translated sequence MDEGRQKDLQLLEEIIDKGLKQKLLQTIASRDKIFEEQKELSDLRKNIETLEKNGVNSLKTMVNLGSEVYMQAEVPDTRHIFMDVGLGFYVEFTRQEALDYIPKREELVKKYDNALLFLCSTWCFSEFMFAVSSRLGLFYTQPCRIGVIIPVRQLEEVTKVIAQIKGRIKLAHHQIQQILNLPDENPSSHRQRAFQY